The following nucleotide sequence is from Pochonia chlamydosporia 170 chromosome 4, whole genome shotgun sequence.
AGCTTGGAAACTGTCAAGCCTGGTTGCCCCCCTAAACTGAGCCTCAGCCCAGAATAGAGTGCCACATCATCGATGTccctggtctggttggtctggttgtcatgtctgtgtctgtgtctggtcCACGTCCCTGCTTGGACCAAGTCGGCCTGAGTCTCGGGGTGGTGAGGGGCTCAAAAGCTGCTCTGCCCCGCCACTCGCTTCAGACCCTGGGCAAAATCAAGCATGTGCAAGCTTGGCCGGGGCGCGGCGCACAAAGCTGACCCACCTCAATGTATCCCAGGTCCTCGACGTCAGCCGTTGCCCGTCCAGATCAACAAGCCTTGAATGTGTTTACGGAGCACCATGCTGCTAGCTGCGTTCTCCTCAAACTTGTATATGCAAGGTTTGCTTGTGGaggtgtgtggtgtgtgtTGTGTGTGGTTCCATGTCGGTTCTAAGCACATTCAACACGTTGACACCGACAACAAGGCAGGCGGACACCAGACGGAACCACAAACCTGTTGACCTTAAAATCACCGCCATCTCCGCCCCCTCGATTGACGTGCTTGCttctgtcttgtctctgctccttctcccatATTTCCATTttctgtactccgtaccccTTTTCCACTCTTGTCGCCGTTAAGATACCCCTCCTACCTCCCCTTAATCTCGCCAATTCTCTTTACCTCTCACGACGAGCCATTTAAACTGTCCTGGCCATTTCCTTCAGATCCTCTCTTCCTCGAATTTGAATAAACCGCAAATTCTTTGAACAAGTTACATCTTCCAGTGCCCAATTCCTCtccacatcaaccacaatggATAAGGTCAAGGAGATTCTCAAGGTCGGCTCCAAGGCCAACGGCGTCAAGCCTACCGAGCCTACCGCTGAAGCCTATGCCGACCTCAAAGCCAAGTACACCGAGGCCGGGCAGGAACACGTATTCACATTCTACGACTCCCTCAGCACCGAAGACAAGGCCGTTTTGTACGAGCAACTATCTGGCTTCAACCCCACCTACATCAACGAGATCACCAAACGAGCCCTCTGCGAAACCAAGTCTGACTCCCCCGACACCCTCGAGCCCCTCCCCGAATCCGCTCAGGCCAGTATCCTAGATTCGAGCGCAGATGACATCAACAAGTGGTATAACACTGGTTTGGACCTCATtggcaagaacaaggtggcCGTGGTATTGATGGCTGGTGGTCAGGGAACCCGATTGGGCAGCTCAGCTCCCAAGGGCTGCTACGACATTGGCCTACCCTCCCACAAGAGCTTGTTCCAGATCCAGGCGGAGCGAATTCGCAAGATTCAGGAGCTTGCTGCCAAGACAGCAGGCACAGAGTCCGTCGTTGTTCCCTGGTACGTCATGACCAGTGGCCCAACCCGCGAGCCCACTGAGAAGTTTTTCGAGGAGAACAAGtactttggcttggatgctgccaacatcaagattTTTGACCAAGGAGTCTTGCCCTGTATCTCCAATGAAGGCAAGATTCTTCTTGAGAGTAAGGGCAAGGTTGCGGTTGCCCCTGATGGCAACGGTGGTATCTATCAGGCTTTaattgtgtctggtgtccttGATGATATGCGCAAGCGTGGTATTGAGCACATCCACGCTTACTGCGTCGATAACTGCCTCGTCAAGGTTGCTGATCCCGTCTTCATTGGCTTCTCCTCATCCCTTGATGTCGACATCGCCACAAAGGTCGTCCGTAAGCGTGATGCAACCGAGTCAGTCGGTCTTATTCTTTCCAAGAACGGCAAGCCCGATGTTGTCGAATATTCCGAAATTGACAAGGCTACCGCCGAAGCTGAGGATCCTAAGCACCCCGGTGTCCTTAAGTTCCGAGCTGCCAATATTGTCAACCACTACTACAGCTTCCGCTTCCTCGAATCCATTCCTCAGTGGGCTCACAAGCTGCCGCACCACGTCGCTCGAAAGAAGATTCCTTACGCAGATaccaagtctggtgagaCAGTCAAACCCGAATCACccaatggcatcaagctTGAACAGTTCGTCTTTGACGTCTTCCCTATGCTGCCTTTGGACAAATTTGCATGCATGGAAGTCCGCCGAGAGGATGAATTCTCACCATTGAAGAATGCCCGCGGCAAGGGACAGGACGACCCGGACACCAGCAAGCGCGACATTATGGCTCAAGGTCAGCGATGGGCCGAGGCAGCGGGAGCTATCATCGTGGCCGAGAGCGGAGTCGAGATTTCACCTTTGATCAGCTATGTATGTTGGACCATTTATCACACTAAAATTTCGAAGGTACACTAACAAGGATATCACAGGGCGGCGAAGGTCTTGGGAAGCTCAGCGGCAAGAGTATTACTGCTCCTGCTGTGCTGGAACGGGAATAAAAAGTATATATGTGTTTTGCGGCAAAAGGAGGAACTGGCTTTTGGCGTGTATTGCTTGGGCGTTTTTCATTGTGAGGGTCACACGGGACGATATGGACTAGAACAGGGATATGTACAGGGGTACTTGATTGCATGCATGTACGCAATCGTGTAAGCACGATGCATTAGGGAGCGAAGTAATGGCCTGCGGGCGTCTCGTGATATTTGCTCTATACATTCACCATACTCAGTACACAAGTATGATGCTCTGACCATGGATCAAGTGTGCAAAGTAATTCTCAAAGTGTACGCGCCGGTAACTCGGTCACCACTGGCCATGTGGTTTATATTGAATTCACATGTCTAGCTCCGTCTATCTTCTCTATATGTATATCCAAATCTACTCTTGCTCGCTAATAAACTTTTCAGCCTCCAGCGCCGCCATGCAACCCGTACCTACAAAAGATTAGTCGTCATTTCATCAAAAATACAGGGGGGGCAGGAAAGAACTCACCAGCACTCGTAATAGCCTGTCTGTACCTCTTATCCTGGACATCACCAGCGGCATACACGCCCTCCACGCTCGTCATAGTAGTACCCGGCTTGGTGAGAATGTACCCATCCGAATCCATGTCCACCTGGCCCTTCACCAAGGCAGTAGCGGGATCATGGCCAATTGCGTAGAACAAGCCCTTCGCTTCAACGACCTCCTCCTTGCCGGTGACGGTATCCTTCACCACAAGATGGCTCATGAGCTTGTCGTCTCCGCCGCGAACTTCCGTCGCGACAGTGTTGAAGCGCACAGTGACCTTTTCATTCTTGAGGAGTCGcgtggccatggccttgcTGGCGCGGAGGACGTCCCTTCGCACCAGGACGGTGACATGGCTGCCGTACTTGGTCAGGAAGGTGGCTTCTTCGGCGGCAGAGTCACCTCCGCCGATCACGTAGAGCGGCTTGTTGCGGAAGAGGGGGAGGGCGCCGTCGCAAACTGCGCAGGCGGAGATACCGTTCTGCCAGTAGGTTTCTTCGCCGGGGAGGTTCATGCGGCGGGCGGATGCGCcggtggcgatgatgacggcgtcgGCGGTGTGGGTTTCGTCGGGGGAGAACTCGGTGCTGTATTTGAAGGGGCGGGAGGAGAGGTCGAGTTTTGTGACGGTGTCTGTGACGATTTCGGTGCCAAATCGTTCGGATTGTTCGCGCATGTTGTCCTTTTTCCTTGTTAGAGGTGGTTGAGATGGGAAGGGGGGATGGGGCTTACCATGAGTGTTTGGCCCATGATGCCCTTGGGGAAGCCGGGGAAGTTTTCGACCTCAGTCGTTGTGGTTAATTGGCCACCTGCTGCGATGCCGTTTGCCATGAAGCCTTCGTATAGAACGGCTACGGAAGTGGTCAGTATGGCGAGCGGTCCGTATGACGAGAAGTAACTCACGCTTCAACTCTGCTCTGCCGAGATAGACGGCAGCGGTATGGGCAGCTGGCCCAGAACCAATGACTATGACATTGTTAGCATTTCTTCCATCGTATTATGTGCGCGTTGTAAAAGGAGATCTTGGTATACGTACTGACAACTTTGGAATGCATCTTGCGGACGCCTACTTCCTGTGCGCTAGATCTAGTTTGAAAGGTTGCCGCAGCCGCAATCGATAACCCAGCACTGGAGCGCAAAGTCCGCCGGAAAGCTGAGGCGAACAGTTTGGCGGTGTTGCGGGAAACTGGTTATATGTCGAGGAGGGAGTGATGTGCAGGTGGGAAATCTGCACTTTTAAGAAATGTCGCGAAGTGAACGTGGCGGGGTGTGCAGTCGGAGGGGTGGCGGCGCGGTCAATGGTAACAAATGCGGGCTGGACTATGGGCTACGATTGGGAGACGGACACGGAAGTCTGATCTAGTTtgttctggtctggcgtgATTGAAGTGGATGGTATTGAGAGAATAGTGAGTGCTCCCTAATGTCGATTGGCGCTGGTGTGTAGGTGCATCTGCAGTGGGTATTTGTCAAGCAGATTTCTAAGCTCGTTCTACAGGCTGGGCTGGATGAAGGGATGAGGCGCGTGTGGAATCAGGGACCAGGCGGTTCCTGCCGGGAACCTGGGCCTTTGAATTCAAATCTTTCGGCCCCTGGCGTCCGGCACCGCATACGCCGTCATCGGAAGTCATCAGAGACACAAGACAGATTAAGTAAGCACTTGACTAGACAGACGTCCAACTTCTCCTGGCGTCCAAACTACAGAGGAGGGCAATCACGCAGCGCGTAATCATGTAAATTTCTTGAAGAATGCACGTATACCTGCACAAGTTAGGGAATTATCCAGCCGTCCGTTGTGATGCAGGCATTATCGATATATCTGCCATAGCACATGCAGAACACGCTGGCTCACTTCGGTTGAGGCTGCTAGCTACCTAGGCAGTCTGCAACTTGGCATCGGGTATGAAGACGCGCCAAATCGGATTCATTTGCGGCTATCCAGAGATACTAGCCCAATTTATAGAATATTAGATTCTCATACCTATTGTACCAGAGAAGTTAGCCTGTTCGTATGAATCTGAATCTGCTCCAAGCCTAGgtcatccaaatccaagacCTAACCTACACCTCTTTGTTGGAAACCCGATATCTGAACCGTGCTCGAGAACAAGCACTCATGCCATGTGAAAATAGCCATGGTCGAGGTATATTGACTAGAATTTTACTCTGTACGCGTCTGTGTTTAGGGTCTAACACTCATCAAGTAATGATGCCCTGGTCCAATCGCCCTCCACCCCTAATGACAGCACATCAACATGAACACAATCGGAGAGATACATGCAAGTCTAATATATGTCACACCATGAAACATATGTCCCTCTATGTCTATTTTACATGACAAACTACCTCCCCCCATCCTCAGCACTTCCCTTCCCAAACCTCACACCCAACCCCCCAATATCCCTCTTGAAGAACTTTCCAAAATTCCTCAAGTTCTCATTAATAGTAGCCTTCTCCGCACCCTGCGTCGTGTTGCCGATATCCCTCGCCGCACTAAGCAGCTTCTCTCCCAAAAACCCGGCATCAAACCTCGCACCAGAAGCGGCCGTCAATGCCGCACTGGGATTCATACCACTTATACCGCTGCTTGCGCTTGCGCTTGCGCTTGCACTTGTCATGAGGGGAGTAAGTAATGGCGAGTTTTGAACAAGTTTCTCATTGGAGCTGCCATCGCGGTGGATGCCAAATAGTTCAATGAGATGAGACTGGTCTAGTTTGCGAATGCCCTTTAGTTCGAGAATCtttttgaagttggtgtCGGAGCGGTCGCCAATGTGAATGAGGTAAGCTTGAACGAGGCCCTCGGGTGGTGAAGAGCGGACTTGGAGCGTTTTCAGAAGAGGGTCCATGCGGTTCATGGAATGTTCTACGCGACGGACGAAGCTAGAAGGAGGTGCCTGGTTggctgatgaagaaggaTTGTGGTAGGAGAGCAGGTTGCCGAAAGATTTGGTAAGAGCGTATTTGTCCACGAGCATCTATTGGATGTTAGTGATGGGTTATAACACTGTGCAAGGTGTGCCGGGGAAACTTACCTGTTGTGCGCCAACCTCTGAAATTGGCCGGCATTGGACAATGTTGTTGACATAGGAGGTGGCCAAGTGCTCAACTAAGTTGTCACAAAACGCCCTTGCATATTGTTGCTTGCCCACTATGCCCAGCACTTCCTCTGTCTTGGAGTTGACATGCTTCACCAACTCGCCGACATATGTGCTCTGGTCACCGGCACTGTCCATGGTACTCCAGTTTGTGTTCTTCATCTCGCGCCAGATACTCTCACATTCCAACTCGACGAGATGTACCAGCGCCAGTACGGCAGCACTTGCTACACCCAAGAAGGCGTCCGACTGAGACGAGAGGTCCACCTTTGAAACGAGCTCGTTGTCAATGCGCTTCTTGATACTTTCTTCCAGTTGGTTCGTATTAATGTGCCAAAAGTCCGCCGTGTTGAGCACCAAGATGACGTCCTGTACTGATGGACCTTGAGGTCCCCCAGCTTGAAGAATATGCAAAAGAACTTGCTGTGCGTACTCGTCGAGATACTTGGAAAAGACCTTGGACAGATCTAATAGTCTGTCACTGGTAGATAGCTTTGCACATTGAGATAATGTGAGCTTGTAAAAGTGGAAGAGCTCAATAGCGGACCGCATTACGGCTTGCGGTGAGAACTCCTCGTCCTGAGGGATAAGTGGCTGACTGCGATACTTTGGTATCATGGAGGACAGCTGCCTGTCCTGCGAGTCAACCCATAAACTCAGGTACGGCTCAAAAGCAACCGAGATGAGCCCATTAAATGTGTGCGTCTTCTCCTCTGCCGAACTCAGGGTGTCAATACTAGCCCTCGGTGCGTCTGAGAACCTCTTCTCAAGACTCTGCTCAAAGTCCAGCGTCTCTTGCAAACAGCTCAACAGCAAATTGACATCAAGTTTGTTTCCATCTCCACGGCGCATGCTCCTCTCCAGAATCCCCTTGAAGTCATCTCGCGTGCCGTCACAATATGCCGTGGCTAGCAACTCACCCACATGCCAATGGGACGGGAAGATGGTAGAGCGCTCATCGTCGTGCGACTTCATCATACGCTTGAACCACGCGTATCTCCGTCCAATGTTATCCAAGCTCCCAGCCTCGTCATTGCCCCGGAATACTTGTCGATACTCCCTCAGCTCCGTGTTGACATACCAAGTAATGATTCTCGACTTGGCTGAGTCTCCCAACGCATCCATGACCAAAcatgcttcaacaagcatgtTTCGTTTCGTCGTCACCTCTCCCTTGGCAAAAGCCAtctcaaagtcttcacaaACCTGCTCGAGTAGCTCCCTCTGAAGCTCCGAGACTTCCCTACTCAGCGTCGCGATTTGCTCTATGCTTCTGTAACTGTTGAAGTGCTTCATCAGCTGAATCACAGCCTGCAAAAGGCCCGCGCACTCTCGATACTGCCGTGTCTTGGCCAGACCCCGCAATTGTTCGTACGCAGTCGTGAGCATCTGCAAACGCTTCAGAGCCGTCATGCTAAGCGTCAGGTTGCGCTTCGTGCCATCCAGCCGCTTGATTTCCGCCGTCATTGACGTAATGTTTTGTTCCGTCTCAATCGCCCGCGATCGTACAGTCTCGATTTTTCGAAAGAGCTGCGCCAGCTCTGTCTGTGCGGATTGCATCCTCTCCAGGCTAGAGTCTGGCTTGTAGGCTTGCTCGAGTTCGAGGCTATTGATTTCGCTCGATAGCACATTTTGATGTGCTTTTAGGCTTTGTGAGACTTGACTTATCGATGATACCGTCGACGGATGGGAGAACAGCATATTCAAATGCTCCATTGGGTCGTAGTCGACTGTGTGTCCCGAGAATGGCGAGCGTTAGAACGGCGACGTTGCAAGGACGCAATGCATGAAGAAAGCCACATACCCTCGTCCAGAGCGGAAGACCCAGACATATTCTTATTCGTCTGTACCGACATCACGCCAGGTATCCATGAGATAAAGTACAGTGACtaacaaaaaaaaagggacGAGGCCGAGACCTAGCCTCTGTGATGCAAGCTGGCATGAAGCTTTAGAATGCGGCggtcaccaccaccagtcCCTAGCTGGCAGTCATGGAAAAGCGGGTCCACCCTCTGCAACCTTTGGCAGGGGGTCGTTTTCCATCTTTCATTCATGAAGCAGCTAAACGAAGCCTATTCTCTGCGTACACAGTCGATCTAAGCGCTCATATGACCTATGCTCTCTTCAGACCAAATGCTGTACTTATTATTTGTCTTTTGTAAAGCTCTGGGTCAGAATCCAGCCGGCTGGATTCTGGTCATTAGGTGTACTACGCAGTTACAGTCAAGGCATCACGACAGGATTGAGAAACGGGATTAATCATATAATTGTCACATGGTGTCAATGTAACACGCTAATCCGTAATCTAATCATAATATCGCTTGAAGCTTCCATCAGTCCTCCTCAGTGGCCCTTTCAATGTCCAGACTTTCCTTTTCTCTAACAGGATTGTCCTTACTTTTCTTCCTCATGGAGAAGCGCCAGGAGCTCATTCGCCCTTCTCTGCTGTCTTTCGATTTGGATGGACCTAGCGACGGACTACTGGCCATACTGTCATAGCTTCGCCCAAACGGTgcgccatcctcaccaagATCATCCACATCTCCAATGCTTGACCGCTGCTCCGCAGACGCGTTTCTATCCGAGTTGGAAGCGCTGCCAGGGCCTTTCTTAAAAAGCCCCGACTCCTTGCCAAGCCTGGAAGAAAGACTGAACTTGCTGGAGCTTCCTTTGCGGAACAATTTCCGAACGACGTTATCTGACTCCTTGGCGTTGGATGTGGAAACTGAGTTCATATCGGAAGGCGTATTTGACTGAGTTAAGTCTAACTGCAGTGATTCGCGGGACTCTGATACTGATGTTCCAGTGTGGAGAGAGTACGTGTCTCGAGAAATGCGAGAGTCTGACGGTGAGTCATCGTGGCTGTCTGGCATTTCATTCCCTGCTGCCGCAACttctttgcccttgcccttgtcttCCTTTGACTTGTCTTTACTTCCGTCCTTatctttgtccttgtcctttcGGAAGATGTTTGCCATAAATGTAGGGGCAGTGGGGTTGAGGCGTTGGTTCATGAGAGACTTTGAAGATGACCCAGGAGGCCGGGATCCAATGACACCAACTTGGGAAGGCGACGTATGAGGGTCTCGAAGATCATCCTCGTCCAAAATCTCGTCATCTGCAGAAGCCAGAGTAGTTGTGAGAGCAGTGGTCGAACCGTGCAAGGATGGCCGCCTCGAGCCCCCCCGACTTGGTGGCCAAAATCTACTATTCTTCAAGCTGGTGCCAACATCGGCCGGAGCTCCCCAAATGGATGCGCTGTCTGTAGATGGGCGAGGATGATCGATAGAGATAATTGATGGCGGCCTAGAACCGTCTTGTTCTCGATCCGAGATGGCGGAAATTCGAGATCCCTTCAGGGAGTTAACCCGACGAGCAGAGAAATAGTTTAGGCTTCCCAAGGCACTATCTTGTCCTGTAGAATTTCTATTGCCGACGCCCCAT
It contains:
- a CDS encoding GARP complex subunit Vps53 (similar to Neosartorya fischeri NRRL 181 XP_001265157.1), producing MSGSSALDEVDYDPMEHLNMLFSHPSTVSSISQVSQSLKAHQNVLSSEINSLELEQAYKPDSSLERMQSAQTELAQLFRKIETVRSRAIETEQNITSMTAEIKRLDGTKRNLTLSMTALKRLQMLTTAYEQLRGLAKTRQYRECAGLLQAVIQLMKHFNSYRSIEQIATLSREVSELQRELLEQVCEDFEMAFAKGEVTTKRNMLVEACLVMDALGDSAKSRIITWYVNTELREYRQVFRGNDEAGSLDNIGRRYAWFKRMMKSHDDERSTIFPSHWHVGELLATAYCDGTRDDFKGILERSMRRGDGNKLDVNLLLSCLQETLDFEQSLEKRFSDAPRASIDTLSSAEEKTHTFNGLISVAFEPYLSLWVDSQDRQLSSMIPKYRSQPLIPQDEEFSPQAVMRSAIELFHFYKLTLSQCAKLSTSDRLLDLSKVFSKYLDEYAQQVLLHILQAGGPQGPSVQDVILVLNTADFWHINTNQLEESIKKRIDNELVSKVDLSSQSDAFLGVASAAVLALVHLVELECESIWREMKNTNWSTMDSAGDQSTYVGELVKHVNSKTEEVLGIVGKQQYARAFCDNLVEHLATSYVNNIVQCRPISEVGAQQMLVDKYALTKSFGNLLSYHNPSSSANQAPPSSFVRRVEHSMNRMDPLLKTLQVRSSPPEGLVQAYLIHIGDRSDTNFKKILELKGIRKLDQSHLIELFGIHRDGSSNEKLVQNSPLLTPLMTSASASASASSGISGMNPSAALTAASGARFDAGFLGEKLLSAARDIGNTTQGAEKATINENLRNFGKFFKRDIGGLGVRFGKGSAEDGGR
- a CDS encoding UDP-N-acetylglucosamine pyrophosphorylase (similar to Aspergillus terreus NIH2624 XP_001209216.1) is translated as MDKVKEILKVGSKANGVKPTEPTAEAYADLKAKYTEAGQEHVFTFYDSLSTEDKAVLYEQLSGFNPTYINEITKRALCETKSDSPDTLEPLPESAQASILDSSADDINKWYNTGLDLIGKNKVAVVLMAGGQGTRLGSSAPKGCYDIGLPSHKSLFQIQAERIRKIQELAAKTAGTESVVVPWYVMTSGPTREPTEKFFEENKYFGLDAANIKIFDQGVLPCISNEGKILLESKGKVAVAPDGNGGIYQALIVSGVLDDMRKRGIEHIHAYCVDNCLVKVADPVFIGFSSSLDVDIATKVVRKRDATESVGLILSKNGKPDVVEYSEIDKATAEAEDPKHPGVLKFRAANIVNHYYSFRFLESIPQWAHKLPHHVARKKIPYADTKSGETVKPESPNGIKLEQFVFDVFPMLPLDKFACMEVRREDEFSPLKNARGKGQDDPDTSKRDIMAQGQRWAEAAGAIIVAESGVEISPLISYGGEGLGKLSGKSITAPAVLERE
- a CDS encoding thioredoxin reductase (similar to Aspergillus terreus NIH2624 XP_001212359.1), whose translation is MHSKVVIIGSGPAAHTAAVYLGRAELKPVLYEGFMANGIAAGGQLTTTTEVENFPGFPKGIMGQTLMDNMREQSERFGTEIVTDTVTKLDLSSRPFKYSTEFSPDETHTADAVIIATGASARRMNLPGEETYWQNGISACAVCDGALPLFRNKPLYVIGGGDSAAEEATFLTKYGSHVTVLVRRDVLRASKAMATRLLKNEKVTVRFNTVATEVRGGDDKLMSHLVVKDTVTGKEEVVEAKGLFYAIGHDPATALVKGQVDMDSDGYILTKPGTTMTSVEGVYAAGDVQDKRYRQAITSAGTGCMAALEAEKFISEQE